The Bacillota bacterium genome includes a window with the following:
- a CDS encoding sugar ABC transporter permease has translation MNKQKIIEISDNILVFRNKTLFPIKENKYTGQNKTLIYLDDHISGYTNKAHNNRIFIYFLLPSLGAFLVFVFTPFIMGIYYSMTNWTGLNTGHETFVWFQNYKTLLKDYAFFYSFYRTAIYSVLNIVVINVVAFSLALLVTQKLKLKNIYRAGFFMPNLIGGLVLGYIWQFVFNNAVTAIGGAFSGSLIIDSQTAMFALIVVVTWQYAGYIMMIYIAAIQNVPQDLVEASQIDGATALQRLRHITFPLVAQAFTVSLFLTLVTSFKQFDTISSLTAGGPPTLLPGWIADMYNLSYAPAVKSLNLMAINIYNEAFVFSKMGVGQAKAIIFFIALLGFSIVQVNYNKKREVEL, from the coding sequence ATGAATAAACAAAAAATCATAGAAATTAGTGATAATATTCTTGTTTTTCGTAATAAAACGTTATTTCCAATCAAAGAAAATAAATATACAGGCCAAAATAAAACATTAATATATTTGGATGATCACATTTCAGGATATACCAATAAAGCTCATAATAATCGTATCTTTATTTATTTTTTACTTCCTTCGTTAGGTGCATTCCTTGTTTTTGTTTTCACTCCTTTTATTATGGGTATTTATTATTCCATGACAAATTGGACTGGATTAAATACCGGTCACGAAACCTTTGTTTGGTTTCAAAACTATAAAACATTACTAAAAGATTATGCTTTCTTTTATTCATTCTACCGAACTGCTATTTACTCTGTTTTAAATATAGTTGTAATTAACGTTGTTGCTTTCTCACTTGCATTACTTGTTACCCAAAAATTAAAGCTGAAAAACATTTACCGGGCTGGTTTTTTTATGCCTAATCTGATTGGTGGTTTGGTTTTAGGGTATATTTGGCAATTTGTCTTTAATAATGCCGTAACAGCAATTGGTGGAGCATTTTCTGGCAGCTTAATAATTGATAGTCAAACAGCAATGTTTGCTTTAATTGTTGTTGTTACTTGGCAATATGCGGGATACATCATGATGATTTACATAGCCGCCATTCAAAACGTTCCTCAAGATTTGGTGGAAGCAAGTCAAATTGATGGAGCTACTGCATTACAACGATTGCGTCATATTACTTTTCCACTTGTAGCTCAAGCCTTTACCGTATCATTGTTCTTGACACTTGTTACATCTTTTAAACAATTTGATACCATCTCTAGTTTAACCGCAGGAGGACCACCTACTTTGCTTCCTGGTTGGATTGCAGATATGTATAATCTATCCTATGCTCCAGCAGTTAAATCGTTAAATTTAATGGCCATCAATATCTATAATGAAGCCTTTGTATTTTCTAAAATGGGTGTAGGACAAGCAAAAGCAATTATATTCTTTATCGCATTACTAGGATTTTCAATTGTTCAGGTTAATTACAATAAAAAAAGAGAGGTGGAATTATAA
- a CDS encoding carbohydrate ABC transporter permease: MKKFFRGKIFLEIIAFLLLIAFFLPFFIIVINAGKTSSEIINTPLALPSDFLQFFRNVIMIFNNDNVKYFEAFFNSIIITSASLIAIGVFSGMAAWVLVRTKTKYSYLIFMFFLSGMVIPFQVVMLPLVSLLEILTNLTGIPLKDTYQGVILAYIGFGAPLSIFLFHGFIKSIPIDIEEAAIIDGCTKPQLYFRIILPILKPIFVTLLVLNGMWIWNDYLLPLLIIGVNGKVRTLPLAVANLAGSYVREWDMILTSVVLAALPVIVLFLFAQKHIIKGMTSGAIK, encoded by the coding sequence ATGAAAAAATTCTTCCGCGGAAAAATCTTTCTTGAAATTATTGCGTTTTTATTGCTAATTGCCTTTTTCTTACCTTTCTTTATTATTGTAATAAATGCTGGAAAAACTTCATCAGAAATCATTAATACTCCACTTGCTTTACCTTCAGACTTTCTTCAGTTTTTTAGAAATGTAATTATGATATTTAACAATGATAACGTTAAATATTTCGAAGCATTCTTTAATTCCATTATTATCACTTCCGCAAGTTTAATAGCCATAGGCGTTTTCAGTGGTATGGCTGCTTGGGTTTTAGTTCGAACGAAAACAAAGTATTCTTACTTAATTTTTATGTTCTTCTTAAGTGGAATGGTTATTCCTTTCCAAGTTGTTATGTTACCACTTGTCAGTTTACTTGAAATCTTAACAAATTTAACTGGCATTCCTTTAAAAGATACTTACCAAGGTGTCATTCTAGCTTATATAGGCTTTGGAGCACCTCTTAGCATCTTCTTGTTTCACGGTTTTATTAAGTCAATTCCTATTGATATTGAAGAAGCTGCAATCATTGATGGTTGTACAAAACCTCAACTTTACTTCCGCATCATTCTTCCTATTTTAAAACCAATATTTGTTACTTTACTTGTTTTAAATGGTATGTGGATTTGGAATGATTATTTACTCCCATTATTAATTATTGGAGTAAATGGTAAAGTTAGAACTCTTCCTTTGGCTGTTGCTAACTTAGCTGGTTCTTACGTTAGAGAATGGGACATGATTCTTACAAGCGTCGTTTTAGCTGCTTTACCAGTAATCGTTTTGTTCTTATTTGCTCAAAAACATATTATTAAAGGAATGACTTCTGGAGCTATTAAATAA
- a CDS encoding family 65 glycosyl hydrolase → MVSFYQKELLLLRIQFSSINYTGDVLITSSLQLPDNRIEKSMDPRINSSSHKELDISKKTLKAPFASIYASTTKSHLNLVASIAHNQEFQYSSTDIGIDGSILVTIHPNTKFAFTKYVVFTTDLNHQDLEKENLTVLTNALNKGFDFYLTKQKEYLNSFWEKSEVKIIGNDYLDFMMHYSLYQLNASHANQKEFNIASKGLSGEGYEGHYFWDTEIYMFPFFLYTDAPKAKSLLMNRYIHLSQAKEAALKLGAKTGAKIPWRTISGNELSPYFPAGSAQYHINSDVAYTIIKYIEVTNDLDFLFQYGFEMLVETARFLLDVGNFSKDGFHLNSVTGPDEYTTLVNDNYYTNAMAKFHFESIVSYFQLYNEDLTNVISKINLTINEIRNFEKAAKQMTFFFDTEKNIYAQDESFLQKQILDLTLIPKGNFPLLLHYHPLFIYRQQVLKQADTLLAMFLLNFHDEDILQDTFNYYLPLTTHDSSLSKCIHSIVAAKLGATDIAYDYLLDVVKIDFENTYNNTDHGLHIANLGGSYLAILHGLLGLRTEYNNLLIHPVLPKQITGFELKIFYKGVNLHFLVNRQLSIYVDKPIQIGVYNELVFIENEYHCELYIQKTKSKKIGGNK, encoded by the coding sequence ATGGTTTCTTTTTATCAAAAAGAACTTCTTCTTCTTCGAATTCAATTTTCTTCTATTAATTACACAGGTGATGTTTTAATTACTTCTAGTTTGCAACTTCCAGATAATCGAATCGAAAAATCAATGGATCCGAGAATTAATAGTTCTTCTCATAAAGAACTAGATATTTCGAAAAAAACACTGAAAGCTCCTTTTGCTAGTATTTATGCTAGTACTACTAAAAGTCATTTAAATTTAGTTGCATCCATTGCTCACAATCAAGAATTTCAGTATTCATCTACTGATATAGGAATTGATGGATCAATTCTTGTAACAATACATCCCAACACAAAATTTGCTTTTACAAAATATGTTGTCTTTACCACTGATTTAAATCATCAAGATTTAGAAAAAGAAAATTTAACTGTTTTAACTAATGCATTAAATAAAGGTTTTGATTTCTATCTTACAAAACAAAAAGAATATTTGAATTCATTTTGGGAAAAATCAGAAGTGAAAATCATTGGAAACGATTACCTTGATTTCATGATGCATTACAGTTTGTATCAATTAAATGCAAGTCACGCCAATCAAAAAGAATTTAATATTGCTTCTAAAGGGCTAAGCGGCGAGGGATATGAAGGACACTACTTCTGGGATACTGAAATTTATATGTTTCCATTCTTCTTGTATACTGATGCACCTAAAGCAAAATCACTTTTGATGAATCGCTACATACATTTATCACAGGCCAAAGAAGCAGCACTTAAACTAGGAGCAAAAACTGGGGCTAAAATTCCTTGGAGAACCATTAGTGGAAATGAATTATCTCCTTACTTCCCCGCAGGTAGTGCTCAATATCATATTAACAGCGATGTAGCATATACTATTATAAAATACATTGAAGTCACAAACGATTTAGATTTTTTGTTTCAATATGGTTTTGAAATGTTAGTTGAAACCGCTAGATTTTTACTTGATGTTGGAAATTTTTCAAAAGATGGTTTCCATTTAAATTCAGTAACTGGTCCAGATGAATATACAACTCTTGTTAATGATAACTATTATACAAATGCTATGGCGAAATTTCATTTTGAATCAATCGTTTCTTATTTTCAACTTTATAATGAAGATTTAACGAATGTTATTTCTAAAATTAATTTAACCATAAATGAAATAAGAAATTTTGAAAAAGCAGCTAAACAAATGACGTTTTTCTTTGATACAGAAAAAAACATCTATGCTCAAGACGAATCTTTTTTGCAAAAACAAATTCTGGATTTGACTTTGATTCCTAAAGGAAATTTTCCACTTTTATTACATTATCATCCTTTATTTATTTATCGTCAACAAGTACTAAAACAAGCAGATACTCTACTTGCAATGTTTTTATTAAATTTTCACGATGAAGACATCTTACAGGATACATTTAATTATTACTTACCTTTGACGACACATGATTCAAGCCTATCTAAGTGCATACACAGCATCGTTGCAGCAAAACTGGGTGCCACCGATATTGCATATGATTATTTGTTAGATGTAGTCAAAATTGATTTTGAAAACACTTATAACAATACCGATCATGGTTTACATATTGCGAATTTAGGTGGATCTTATTTAGCCATACTTCATGGATTACTTGGACTTAGAACCGAATATAATAATCTCCTTATTCACCCAGTTTTGCCAAAACAAATTACAGGCTTTGAATTGAAAATTTTTTATAAAGGAGTAAATCTTCACTTTTTGGTGAATCGACAACTTTCCATATATGTCGATAAACCAATTCAAATTGGTGTTTACAATGAACTTGTTTTCATAGAAAACGAATACCATTGTGAATTATATATTCAAAAGACTAAATCAAAAAAAATAGGAGGAAACAAATGA
- a CDS encoding glycosyltransferase, producing the protein MYIAFLNPQGNFDKFDSYWTMHPDFGGQLVYVKEIASSLAKLGHQVDIITRQFDDGVFPEFKNSFDFYDSEKQVRIVRIPCGPTTFLNKEYLWDYLSEWTENIIKFFENQDKLPDFLTGHYGDGGLACAMIKQRLHIPYSFTGHSLGAQKLDKIGFTLENFSVLDEKYKLSKRILAERIAINNADIIFVSTKQERDEQYFHPLYQDVSEKKLRSESFVISPPGANTSTFSETKTESDASIFDKIQKVIERDISASRIRFSFIILASRLDAKKNHISLLKAYAMDTNLQLKSNLIISLRGIQNAFIDYSNAKKDELSILDDMMKIITDYHLIGKVCFISVDSQQELAALYKYLSYQKSVFALTSLYEPFGLAPIEAMCSGLPVVVTKNGGPSDVLLENNESFGVLVDPLNLLDIQKGLHEVFTHYLFYKSQGKKRVASKYTWDASALTYYQAIVKSLTLNNKETCKPIPDCFATPNLQTNELNYLKNKLFNQKDGECL; encoded by the coding sequence TGTAAAAGAAATCGCTTCTTCTCTTGCTAAACTTGGACATCAAGTAGATATTATCACAAGACAATTTGATGATGGTGTTTTTCCTGAATTTAAGAATTCCTTTGATTTTTATGATTCAGAAAAGCAAGTAAGAATTGTAAGAATTCCTTGCGGTCCTACTACTTTCTTAAATAAAGAATATTTGTGGGATTATTTATCTGAATGGACTGAAAATATCATAAAATTTTTTGAAAATCAAGATAAGCTTCCAGACTTTCTTACAGGGCATTATGGAGATGGCGGTCTTGCATGTGCAATGATTAAACAAAGATTACATATTCCATATTCTTTTACTGGGCACAGCTTAGGTGCACAAAAACTAGATAAAATTGGTTTTACTTTAGAAAATTTTTCAGTCTTAGATGAAAAATATAAATTGTCCAAAAGAATCCTTGCTGAAAGAATTGCTATAAACAACGCAGATATTATTTTTGTTTCCACGAAACAAGAAAGAGATGAACAATATTTTCATCCTTTATATCAAGATGTTTCTGAAAAGAAATTACGAAGTGAAAGCTTTGTTATAAGCCCTCCTGGGGCAAACACTTCAACATTTTCTGAAACAAAAACAGAAAGCGACGCTTCGATATTTGATAAAATTCAAAAAGTGATTGAAAGAGATATTTCTGCCTCTCGAATCCGTTTTTCATTTATCATTCTAGCAAGTCGTCTGGATGCTAAAAAAAATCACATTTCGTTACTGAAAGCTTACGCAATGGATACCAATTTACAACTTAAATCAAATTTAATTATCTCTTTAAGAGGAATTCAAAATGCATTTATAGACTACTCAAACGCTAAAAAAGACGAGCTTTCTATTTTAGATGACATGATGAAGATTATTACCGATTATCATTTGATTGGAAAAGTCTGCTTTATTAGTGTTGATTCACAACAAGAGTTAGCTGCACTTTATAAATACTTGTCTTATCAAAAATCTGTTTTTGCTCTTACTTCTTTGTATGAACCTTTTGGACTTGCTCCGATTGAAGCAATGTGTTCAGGTTTGCCAGTTGTTGTAACTAAAAATGGCGGTCCAAGTGATGTGCTTTTGGAAAACAACGAATCTTTTGGCGTTTTAGTAGATCCTTTAAATCTTCTAGATATTCAAAAAGGGCTTCATGAAGTTTTTACTCATTATTTGTTTTATAAATCACAAGGTAAAAAACGTGTGGCATCAAAATATACATGGGATGCTTCGGCCTTGACCTATTATCAGGCAATCGTTAAATCACTTACATTAAACAATAAAGAAACATGCAAGCCCATTCCAGATTGCTTTGCAACCCCAAATCTTCAAACAAACGAATTAAATTATTTAAAAAATAAACTATTTAATCAAAAAGATGGAGAGTGTCTATGA